From Passer domesticus isolate bPasDom1 chromosome 8, bPasDom1.hap1, whole genome shotgun sequence, a single genomic window includes:
- the BBIP1 gene encoding BBSome-interacting protein 1, producing the protein MPEGTGALREVLPKQGQLSVEDTVSMVLCKPKILPLKSVSLEKLEKLEKAVLDAAQPPEAAPPPSAGAAPPRQ; encoded by the exons ATGCCGGAGGGGACGGGAGCGCTGCGGGAGGTGCTGCCCAAGCAAG GACAGCTGTCGGTGGAGGACACAGTCTCCATGGTGCTGTGCAAACCCAAGATCCTGCCCCTCAAGTCGGTGtcgctggagaagctggagaagctggagaaggcGGTGCTGGACGCGGCCCAGCCGCCCgaggcggccccgccgccgtcCGCGGGGGCCGCGCCGCCCCGGCAGTAG